One genomic window of Prinia subflava isolate CZ2003 ecotype Zambia chromosome 27, Cam_Psub_1.2, whole genome shotgun sequence includes the following:
- the LOC134562343 gene encoding olfactory receptor 14A16-like, with protein sequence MFNSSSISHFLLLPLAHTRQLQLLHFCLFLAISLAALLANGLIISAVACGHLLHSPMFFFLLNLALSDLGSILTTVPKAMHNSLWDTTNISYEGCVAQLFFLLFFISAEYYLLTIMCYDRYVSICKPLHYRTLLGSRACAHMAAAAWASAFLTALLHTANTFSLPLCHGNALGQFFCEIPHILKLSCSKSYLREVGLIVLSAFLFFGCFVFIVFSYVQIFVAVLRIPCEQGWHKAFSTCLPHLAVVSLFLSTAAFACLKPPSVSSPSLDLSLSVLYSVVPPALNPLIYSLRNQELKAAVWTLITGRFQKHKTSGSFLQITCNKRHL encoded by the coding sequence ATGttcaacagcagctccatcagccacttcctcctgctgccattggcacacacgcggcagctgcagctcctgcacttctgcctcttcctggccatctccctggctgccctcctggccaacggcctcatcatcagcgccgtagcctgtggccacctcctgcacagccccatgttcttcttcctgctcaacctggccctcagcgacctgggctccatcctcaccactgtgcccaaagccatgcacaattccctctgggacaccacGAACATCTCCTATGAAGGATGTGTTGCACAgctctttttccttctatttttcatttcagcagagtATTATCTCCTCACCATCATGTGCTACGACCgctacgtgtccatctgcaaacccctgcactacaggaccctcctgggcagcagagcttgtgcccacatggcagcagctgcctgggccagtgcctttctcactgctctgctgcacacagccaatacattttccctgcccctgtgccatggcaatgccctaggccagttcttctgtgaaatcccacacatcctcaagctctcctgctccaaatcctacCTCAGGGAAGTAGGACTCATTGTGCTAagtgcttttctattttttggttgttttgtgttcattgttttctcctatgtgcagatcttcGTGGCTGTTCTGAGGATCCCCTGTGAGCAGGGatggcacaaagccttttccacctgcctccctcacctggccgtggtctcccttttcctcagcactgcagcctttGCCTGTCTGAAGCCCCCCTCTgtctcctccccatccctggatctgtccctgtcagttctgtactcggtggtgcctccagccctgaaccccctcatctacagcctgaggaaccaggagctcaaggctgcagtgtggacaCTGATCACTGGACGATTTCAGAAACACAAAACTTCTGGCTCATTTCTGCAAATTACTTGTAATAAAAGACATCTATGA